The Lacrimispora xylanolytica genome has a segment encoding these proteins:
- the ftsY gene encoding signal recognition particle-docking protein FtsY, giving the protein MSEKKGFFGKLVAGLQKTRDNIIAGVDSIFSGFSAIDDEFYEEIEEILIMGDLGIQTTMSIVEDLKKRVKEKGIKDPSECKELLMDSIREQMDLGENAYEFENRKSVLLVIGVNGVGKTTSVGKLAGQMKDDGKKVIVAAADTFRAAAIEQLTEWARRANVDIIAQQEGSDPAAVVYDAVAAAKSRQADVLICDTAGRLHNKKNLMEELKKINRIIDKEYPDAYRETLVVLDGTTGQNALVQAKQFMEVADITGIILTKLDGTAKGGIAVAIQSELGIPVKYIGVGEKIDDLQKFNANEFVNALFHADEKVEA; this is encoded by the coding sequence ATGAGTGAGAAAAAGGGATTTTTTGGGAAGCTGGTTGCTGGACTTCAAAAGACAAGGGATAACATTATTGCCGGCGTGGATTCCATTTTCAGCGGCTTCTCGGCGATTGATGATGAGTTTTATGAAGAGATTGAAGAAATTCTCATCATGGGAGATCTGGGAATCCAGACCACCATGTCTATTGTTGAAGATTTAAAAAAGAGAGTGAAAGAAAAAGGAATTAAAGATCCTTCCGAATGCAAAGAGCTTCTGATGGACAGTATCAGAGAGCAGATGGACCTTGGCGAAAATGCATATGAATTTGAGAACCGCAAATCCGTGCTCCTTGTCATCGGCGTCAATGGTGTAGGTAAAACCACTTCCGTTGGAAAGCTGGCAGGCCAGATGAAGGACGACGGGAAGAAGGTCATAGTTGCAGCTGCTGATACCTTCCGTGCGGCCGCCATTGAACAGCTTACAGAATGGGCCAGAAGAGCGAATGTCGATATCATCGCCCAGCAGGAAGGCTCTGACCCGGCCGCCGTTGTATACGACGCAGTGGCAGCTGCAAAGTCCAGACAGGCAGATGTTCTAATCTGTGATACGGCAGGGCGTCTCCATAACAAGAAAAATCTTATGGAGGAGCTTAAGAAAATCAACCGGATCATTGATAAGGAATATCCGGATGCCTACCGGGAAACACTGGTGGTCTTAGATGGAACCACCGGACAGAATGCACTTGTTCAGGCCAAACAGTTTATGGAGGTTGCAGATATTACTGGAATCATCCTGACAAAGCTCGACGGTACTGCAAAAGGAGGAATTGCTGTAGCCATTCAGTCTGAGCTTGGCATTCCTGTAAAATATATTGGTGTTGGGGAGAAAATCGATGACTTACAGAAGTTCAATGCAAACGAGTTTGTGAATGCATTGTTTCACGCAGATGAGAAAGTAGAGGCTTAA